In the genome of Balneola sp., one region contains:
- the metF gene encoding methylenetetrahydrofolate reductase [NAD(P)H] has translation MKVTDYFNQANGETLFTFEVLPPLKGQNIRTLFDHIDPLMEFNPPFIDVTYHREEYSYKKHSNGLLERKTVRKRPGTVGMCAAIQNHYNVDAVPHIICGGFTREETENALIDLNFLGIDNVLVLQGDVRKPDREFIPEENGHAYASELLGQVVEMNNGIYLDDEIENAQPSNFCIGVAGYPEKHTNAPNMESDLRYLKKKVEGGADYIVTQMFFDNQKYFDFVKSCRAIGIEVPIVPGLKPITTLKQITLLPDLFHIDIPEPLTNELEKCKDNESAREVGIEWAIKQSKELIEFGVPTLHYYSMGKSLSVYEVAKEVF, from the coding sequence ATGAAAGTAACCGACTATTTTAACCAGGCAAATGGCGAAACCCTTTTCACGTTTGAGGTTTTACCTCCATTAAAAGGTCAGAACATTCGAACACTATTCGATCATATCGATCCGCTTATGGAGTTTAATCCTCCATTTATTGATGTGACTTACCACAGAGAGGAATATTCCTACAAGAAACATTCGAATGGTCTATTGGAGCGAAAAACTGTTCGTAAACGCCCGGGCACGGTTGGAATGTGTGCTGCTATCCAGAACCATTATAATGTGGATGCTGTCCCTCATATCATTTGTGGGGGGTTCACCAGGGAGGAAACAGAAAATGCGTTGATTGACCTTAACTTCCTTGGGATTGATAATGTGTTGGTGCTGCAGGGGGATGTAAGGAAACCTGATCGCGAGTTTATCCCTGAGGAAAATGGGCATGCCTATGCTTCTGAGTTGCTGGGCCAGGTTGTAGAGATGAATAACGGGATTTATTTAGATGATGAAATCGAAAATGCTCAACCTTCCAATTTTTGTATTGGTGTTGCAGGGTACCCCGAAAAGCATACCAATGCTCCCAATATGGAATCGGATCTTCGCTACTTAAAGAAGAAAGTAGAAGGGGGCGCTGATTACATTGTTACCCAGATGTTTTTCGATAACCAGAAGTATTTTGATTTTGTGAAGTCATGCAGGGCTATAGGAATCGAAGTTCCTATCGTACCGGGACTTAAGCCTATAACAACCTTAAAGCAGATCACGCTTCTTCCAGACTTATTTCACATCGACATTCCTGAACCACTCACTAATGAACTGGAAAAGTGTAAGGATAATGAAAGTGCTCGGGAAGTAGGGATTGAGTGGGCCATAAAGCAATCAAAGGAACTGATTGAGTTTGGTGTACCTACGCTACACTATTATTCAATGGGCAAGTCTTTATCCGTGTATGAAGTAGCTAAAGAAGTGTTTTAA